Proteins encoded by one window of Bacteroidota bacterium:
- a CDS encoding FG-GAP repeat protein, whose amino-acid sequence MKLWNTRNIQFIPAYYKYTFVLLLVFSISTNIFAQIPDPPIPIPITPNWTSEIDQASANFGTSVAQAGDVNGDGFDDVLIAAPLFDNGEADEGKVFLYYGTATGVSATAAWTYESNQINAQLGSSISGAGDVNNDGYDDVIIAAKLFDNGQIDEGKVFVFYGSVTGLSATPNWTKEINKTNNYFGYDVADAGDVNNDGYDDILISVASYDAGFSHVGIVFLYLGSATGLNSSASWNASDYDGESNYGYSLSAAGDVNGDGFDDVIVGAYATGFDGQGCVYVFHGKPGGLQNTSAWVDCGGPDGALQGRSISSAGDVNGDGYYDIIINSTEGDGDENTPVISLFHGSAIGLSESPNWLLVSGDFGGVFNWANVSGGGDVNNDGYSDIILGSSGYDNGQTNEGAIYVFTGSADGIPGSTSWISESNQANAYLGSEVANAGDINGDGYDDIIASAPFYDNGQTDEGQVYVYHGNSGCLDLPDVTLNFSDDIICSNDGAILLTDGSPSGGFYTGTGIMGTNYFNPNTAGVGTHTITYTYIDLSGCSAIASDELTVVENPAAATTLGSASLNLCVSSPVVLVANTGTDITYQWFKNNVPIPGAIYLAYLAYTTGNYQVQVTNAAGCTKMSSKKKVTHSGCKEGEEINNNELVIYPNPNNGVFNFEYINDKLLNDKVSVEIFDMQGRIVLNEIFIANNGAVNGTINSNLSGGIYQVRILQGGIYKMKSIIIN is encoded by the coding sequence ATGAAACTATGGAATACCCGGAATATTCAATTTATACCTGCATACTATAAGTATACCTTTGTTTTACTATTAGTATTTTCAATTTCTACAAACATTTTTGCACAAATACCCGACCCTCCCATACCAATCCCAATAACACCAAACTGGACCTCCGAAATTGATCAGGCTTCTGCCAATTTCGGTACTTCGGTTGCACAGGCAGGTGATGTAAATGGAGATGGATTTGATGATGTATTAATTGCCGCACCTCTTTTTGATAATGGTGAAGCTGATGAAGGAAAAGTTTTTTTATATTATGGAACCGCCACAGGAGTTTCGGCAACTGCTGCATGGACCTATGAATCCAATCAAATAAATGCACAATTGGGTTCTAGTATTTCGGGTGCCGGTGATGTAAATAATGATGGTTATGATGATGTAATAATTGCCGCAAAATTATTCGACAATGGACAAATAGATGAAGGAAAAGTATTTGTATTTTATGGATCGGTTACCGGACTTTCTGCAACTCCAAACTGGACCAAAGAAATAAATAAAACAAATAATTATTTTGGTTATGATGTTGCTGATGCAGGAGATGTAAATAACGATGGTTATGATGATATTTTAATTTCTGTTGCTTCATACGATGCCGGATTTTCACATGTAGGCATTGTTTTTCTTTACCTTGGTAGTGCAACCGGATTAAATTCCTCTGCGAGTTGGAATGCCTCCGATTATGACGGCGAATCAAATTATGGTTATTCGTTGTCAGCCGCAGGTGATGTTAATGGAGATGGATTTGATGATGTAATTGTGGGTGCTTATGCTACAGGATTTGATGGTCAGGGATGTGTGTATGTATTTCACGGTAAACCGGGAGGATTACAAAACACTTCTGCATGGGTGGATTGCGGTGGTCCTGATGGCGCCCTCCAGGGAAGATCAATTTCTTCTGCAGGTGATGTTAACGGTGATGGTTATTATGATATTATTATCAATTCAACAGAAGGAGATGGCGATGAAAATACACCAGTCATAAGTTTATTCCACGGAAGTGCGATCGGATTATCAGAATCACCAAATTGGTTATTAGTATCAGGGGATTTTGGTGGTGTATTTAATTGGGCCAATGTATCCGGTGGTGGAGATGTAAATAATGATGGATATAGTGATATAATTCTCGGTTCATCAGGTTATGATAACGGGCAGACCAATGAAGGTGCAATATATGTTTTTACGGGAAGTGCGGATGGAATTCCGGGATCTACTTCCTGGATATCAGAATCGAATCAGGCAAATGCATATTTAGGATCTGAAGTTGCAAATGCAGGTGATATAAATGGAGATGGTTATGATGATATTATTGCATCAGCACCATTTTATGATAACGGTCAAACCGATGAAGGGCAAGTGTATGTTTACCATGGAAATTCCGGATGTTTAGATCTTCCGGATGTTACATTAAATTTTAGCGATGATATTATTTGTAGTAATGATGGTGCAATTTTATTGACCGATGGTTCACCTTCCGGAGGATTTTATACCGGTACGGGAATTATGGGAACTAATTATTTTAATCCGAATACTGCAGGAGTTGGAACACATACAATAACATATACCTATATAGATCTATCCGGATGTTCTGCTATTGCAAGTGATGAATTAACAGTAGTTGAAAATCCCGCAGCCGCCACAACTCTAGGCTCTGCAAGTTTAAATTTGTGCGTGAGTAGTCCAGTTGTTTTGGTTGCAAATACGGGAACGGATATTACTTATCAATGGTTTAAAAATAATGTTCCAATTCCCGGTGCAATTTATTTGGCATATTTAGCTTATACCACAGGAAATTATCAAGTGCAGGTTACTAATGCTGCGGGTTGCACTAAAATGTCATCGAAGAAAAAAGTAACACACAGTGGTTGTAAAGAAGGAGAAGAAATAAACAATAATGAACTCGTTATTTATCCGAATCCAAATAATGGTGTATTTAATTTTGAATATATTAATGATAAATTATTAAATGATAAAGTATCTGTAGAAATTTTTGATATGCAGGGAAGAATTGTTTTAAATGAAATTTTTATTGCAAATAATGGGGCGGTGAATGGAACAATTAATTCCAATTTATCAGGTGGAATTTATCAGGTGAGAATATTGCAGGGTGGAATTTATAAAATGAAGAGTATTATTATTAATTGA
- a CDS encoding META domain-containing protein, producing the protein MKIKFILFVVVLSIVSSAFTQTLKPGFSKSEYIELLCLTAKHTDPDHFEGIPIPEKFELDYRSPIVALDNAWELWTSADNKAAISIRGTTENTVSWLANFYAAMVPATGKLNLSATDTFHYALSENPRAAVHVGWLVATAFLSKTILPKIDSCYASGIKDIYLIGHSQGGGICFLMTAYLYSLQKEGRLPADIQFKTYCSAGPKPGNLFFAYEYENITQTGWSYNVVNANDWVPEVPFSIQTTDDFTEVNPFRLAKGMIKQQKFPKNVALNHVYKKLDKPSRKAQNNYQKYLGDLMSEYVIKNIPEFEAPLYVESNNYVRTGNTIVLMGDSAYFKIYPLDKEKIFQHHLPAPYLYLANKLPENNSDAELQVEKVKLNGNWVLFYISGKKITFDGLYPTKKPTIMFDLNASRVSGNTSCNSFSSSLEIEDGNMLFGDLITTKMFCEGEGEQSFLETFQRVNKYNISNTGELLLMEGEIVLMKFNKKQ; encoded by the coding sequence ATGAAAATTAAATTTATCCTTTTTGTTGTTGTTTTATCGATCGTTTCTTCTGCTTTCACGCAAACGCTTAAACCGGGTTTTAGCAAATCAGAATATATAGAATTATTGTGTTTGACGGCTAAACATACTGATCCAGATCACTTTGAAGGAATTCCAATTCCTGAGAAATTTGAATTGGATTACAGGTCGCCAATTGTGGCTTTGGATAATGCTTGGGAATTATGGACGAGTGCGGATAATAAGGCTGCAATTAGTATTCGGGGCACTACAGAAAATACTGTGAGTTGGTTAGCAAACTTTTATGCTGCCATGGTACCTGCAACAGGTAAATTAAATCTATCGGCCACGGACACATTTCATTATGCCCTTTCAGAAAATCCACGAGCTGCAGTGCATGTTGGTTGGCTGGTTGCAACTGCATTTTTAAGTAAAACCATATTGCCGAAAATCGATTCCTGTTATGCTTCGGGAATAAAAGATATTTATTTAATAGGCCATAGCCAGGGAGGTGGTATTTGTTTTTTAATGACTGCCTATTTATATAGTTTGCAAAAAGAAGGCAGATTGCCTGCAGATATTCAGTTTAAAACCTATTGTAGTGCGGGACCAAAACCGGGGAATTTATTTTTTGCTTATGAATATGAGAATATAACACAGACGGGTTGGAGTTACAATGTGGTTAATGCAAACGACTGGGTTCCTGAAGTTCCTTTTTCTATTCAAACAACCGACGATTTTACAGAGGTAAACCCTTTTCGATTGGCAAAAGGAATGATCAAACAACAAAAATTTCCTAAAAATGTTGCGCTGAATCATGTTTATAAAAAATTGGATAAACCTTCGCGTAAAGCGCAAAACAATTATCAAAAATATCTTGGAGATCTGATGTCGGAATATGTAATAAAAAACATTCCGGAATTTGAGGCACCACTATATGTAGAAAGTAATAATTATGTCCGCACTGGAAATACTATAGTATTAATGGGTGATTCAGCGTATTTTAAAATTTATCCACTTGATAAGGAAAAGATATTTCAGCACCATTTACCGGCTCCGTATTTATATCTCGCAAACAAATTACCTGAAAATAATTCCGATGCGGAGCTTCAGGTTGAAAAGGTTAAACTTAACGGCAACTGGGTGTTGTTTTATATTTCCGGTAAAAAGATAACCTTTGATGGATTATATCCAACCAAAAAACCAACAATTATGTTTGACCTTAATGCCTCCAGAGTGAGTGGAAATACAAGTTGCAACTCCTTTAGCAGTAGTTTGGAAATAGAGGATGGAAACATGCTGTTTGGAGACTTGATAACAACCAAAATGTTTTGTGAGGGGGAAGGTGAACAGTCTTTTTTGGAAACCTTTCAAAGAGTAAACAAGTATAACATATCAAATACTGGTGAATTGTTATTGATGGAGGGAGAAATTGTATTGATGAAATTTAATAAAAAACAATGA
- a CDS encoding SLC13 family permease, which produces MDIAIVLSLLVLAIIAFSTEKISVDIVAMTCVLVLVLTGILDYKQAFAPFGSDFIIMLASIFVVTSAIDSSGILEVWTAKLLKRSKGSQLAMIMPMISITGLFSAFMNNTTVTALMINPAMAIAKKTGINYSKILLPLAFASIVGGTCTLIGTSTNVAVNAYMDKNGYAALGMWDFTWIGVIMLAVTLIYMLLIGIRMLPKRHTGELTNQYGVRSYLSEIIIKKDSTLIGQVIHDSEFSHMGFEVLAVIRGDRQFAPGPNISFRENDIVLVKGEMKHLMAVKNTNGIDIVADTLDFYKSNGKSLKLTEVVIPGRSDLAGSTIAEIDFRRKYGMVVVAINREGKNILDTLNNIVVEVGDMLLVQGTEEAFSNLRTHHDLVVLGQHEPKIKNLKKGYFALGFFVTAIIISSIPMFHVHVSIAFLASAVLCMLVGAVKPDDAYKNIEWRLLVLIAGMTAFGTAMSNSGADKYLAGLIVDWFHAFGPQGIMLGFMVLTVLLTQPMSNAAAALVVLPVALEAANTLHVNPITYAVAVMLSASVSLITPFEPSCILVYGPGKYKFVDFVKVGGILTAILVGIIYFTVPMGWPL; this is translated from the coding sequence ATGGATATTGCTATTGTGCTGAGCCTTCTGGTTCTGGCCATTATAGCCTTTTCAACAGAAAAGATCTCTGTTGATATTGTGGCTATGACTTGTGTTCTGGTGCTTGTACTCACCGGGATTCTCGATTATAAACAGGCTTTCGCGCCTTTTGGAAGTGATTTTATTATCATGCTCGCTTCCATATTTGTGGTAACTTCTGCCATTGATTCTTCCGGAATTTTGGAAGTGTGGACAGCCAAATTGTTGAAACGATCCAAGGGATCTCAGTTGGCTATGATCATGCCGATGATATCCATTACCGGTTTGTTTTCTGCTTTTATGAATAATACAACCGTTACTGCCTTAATGATAAATCCAGCAATGGCAATTGCAAAAAAAACCGGAATTAATTATTCTAAAATATTATTACCTCTTGCCTTTGCATCTATAGTTGGTGGAACATGTACATTGATAGGTACATCTACCAACGTTGCTGTGAATGCCTATATGGATAAAAACGGATATGCGGCATTGGGCATGTGGGATTTTACATGGATAGGAGTTATCATGTTAGCGGTAACATTAATTTATATGTTACTCATTGGTATAAGAATGTTGCCAAAACGACATACAGGTGAATTAACGAATCAATATGGTGTGCGATCTTATTTGAGCGAGATCATTATTAAAAAAGATTCCACTTTAATTGGACAGGTAATTCATGATTCTGAATTTTCGCATATGGGTTTTGAGGTGTTGGCAGTAATACGTGGTGACAGACAATTTGCGCCCGGACCCAATATTTCTTTCCGCGAAAATGATATTGTTTTAGTGAAGGGAGAAATGAAACATTTGATGGCTGTTAAAAACACCAATGGAATTGATATTGTAGCAGATACCCTCGATTTTTATAAATCGAATGGGAAATCGTTAAAATTAACAGAAGTTGTAATTCCGGGAAGATCTGATCTTGCAGGTTCTACCATTGCCGAAATTGATTTCCGCAGAAAATACGGAATGGTGGTGGTTGCAATTAATCGCGAAGGAAAAAATATTTTGGATACTTTAAATAATATTGTTGTTGAAGTGGGTGATATGTTATTAGTGCAAGGAACAGAAGAAGCATTTTCCAATTTGCGCACACATCACGATCTTGTCGTTTTAGGTCAACACGAACCCAAAATTAAAAATCTTAAAAAAGGATATTTTGCATTGGGATTTTTTGTTACGGCGATTATCATCAGTTCCATTCCGATGTTTCATGTGCATGTGTCTATTGCATTTTTGGCAAGTGCAGTTTTATGTATGTTAGTTGGTGCAGTTAAACCAGATGATGCCTATAAAAATATTGAATGGCGTTTACTTGTATTAATTGCCGGCATGACCGCCTTCGGAACTGCAATGAGTAATTCAGGAGCAGATAAATATCTTGCAGGATTAATAGTTGATTGGTTTCATGCTTTCGGTCCTCAGGGAATTATGCTTGGATTTATGGTGCTTACTGTATTATTAACGCAACCAATGAGCAATGCTGCTGCAGCATTAGTAGTTTTACCTGTCGCGCTAGAGGCTGCAAATACCTTACACGTTAACCCAATAACTTATGCTGTTGCAGTAATGTTATCCGCATCAGTTTCTTTAATTACCCCCTTTGAACCATCCTGCATTTTGGTGTATGGTCCGGGTAAATATAAGTTTGTTGATTTTGTAAAGGTGGGAGGGATATTAACTGCGATTTTGGTTGGGATAATTTATTTTACGGTGCCGATGGGATGGCCTTTGTGA
- a CDS encoding DUF5615 family PIN-like protein, translating into MFDQNISFRVVAILKEVFPEGRHVKEFNLQFSTDRQIWNFAKENKFDIVTFDADFYDLVSLLGHPPKLIWLRLGNTSSKNLARIFSLHSEIIKSFLTDNNYKELACLEIDQ; encoded by the coding sequence TTGTTCGATCAAAATATTTCTTTTCGTGTAGTCGCAATTTTGAAGGAAGTATTTCCAGAAGGCAGACATGTAAAAGAATTTAATTTGCAATTTTCCACAGACAGGCAGATTTGGAATTTCGCGAAAGAAAATAAATTTGACATTGTAACTTTTGATGCAGACTTCTATGATTTGGTATCTCTGCTTGGACACCCACCGAAATTAATATGGCTGAGGCTAGGAAATACTTCAAGTAAAAATTTGGCCAGAATATTTTCACTTCATTCAGAAATTATTAAAAGTTTTCTAACAGACAACAATTATAAAGAATTAGCTTGCTTGGAAATTGATCAATAG
- a CDS encoding DUF1801 domain-containing protein, whose product MNIQDQVKEYINSQPESKRNDMQELHRVIREINPSCKLWFLDGKNEENKVVSNPNIGYGMYTLKYADGSTREFYQIGLSANTTGISVYILGIDDKTYLAKTYGTKIGKASVTGYCIKFKTLKDINIEILAEAIRYGFEAQNEKS is encoded by the coding sequence ATGAACATACAAGACCAGGTCAAAGAATACATAAACAGTCAACCTGAATCAAAACGGAACGACATGCAAGAGCTGCACCGAGTGATTAGGGAAATAAACCCAAGCTGTAAACTATGGTTCCTGGATGGCAAGAACGAGGAAAATAAAGTTGTTTCTAATCCTAACATCGGGTATGGAATGTACACCTTAAAATATGCTGATGGATCAACCCGCGAATTTTATCAAATTGGGTTGAGTGCAAACACAACCGGAATCTCTGTATATATACTTGGAATCGATGATAAAACCTACCTTGCCAAAACATATGGAACTAAAATAGGAAAGGCGAGTGTGACCGGGTATTGTATTAAGTTCAAAACACTTAAAGATATAAATATTGAAATTCTTGCAGAGGCTATACGATATGGGTTTGAGGCGCAGAATGAAAAAAGCTGA
- a CDS encoding TlpA family protein disulfide reductase yields the protein MKNLLFFSILLYTTTLVTAQIKIGDKVELNNKELIGINDAKIEASKIIVLDFWATWCAPCIASFPHLDSIQKEYNKEVQILCLSDESIEKVSLFLTKRNFPLNFFVDNKQNTFKLFEVEGRPMTAVIGLDKTLQWVGHSNELKYVLDKMVNNNWVASEYTGNIGTHFNKYYANQEKETNNTNYYTYQITSSTPDEKYEAKTQKGTRVDSAINITYQATPIIEIVQDLLNVSDLQFNTDRLDLDTTLINLIAISNSARITYAMEKEKIIRDLQGIFSFEIEKTDTTVITYNLKIENPSKLTSSIETIEGGGMVQTTDNTFVVTRLSLYELSDFLQKKLRVFISTEESADIKYNLVLPKLKSVDEMKKVLVDTYGINLVPAEKTVTIVQIK from the coding sequence ATGAAAAATTTATTATTTTTTAGTATCCTGCTATATACTACCACATTAGTTACAGCTCAAATAAAGATCGGCGACAAAGTAGAATTAAACAATAAAGAATTAATTGGCATTAACGATGCCAAAATTGAAGCATCAAAAATTATTGTCTTGGATTTTTGGGCAACCTGGTGCGCACCATGTATAGCCTCCTTCCCGCATCTAGACTCTATTCAAAAAGAGTATAACAAAGAGGTTCAAATTCTGTGTCTGAGTGATGAATCAATTGAAAAGGTTTCCCTTTTTCTAACCAAAAGAAATTTTCCCTTGAACTTTTTTGTAGATAATAAACAAAATACATTTAAGTTGTTTGAGGTGGAAGGCAGACCCATGACAGCAGTAATTGGTTTGGATAAAACTTTGCAATGGGTTGGCCATTCAAACGAATTAAAATATGTGCTCGATAAAATGGTGAATAATAATTGGGTTGCAAGTGAATACACCGGAAATATTGGCACCCATTTTAATAAATATTATGCAAATCAAGAAAAGGAAACCAATAATACCAACTACTATACCTATCAAATTACCTCCAGCACTCCAGATGAAAAATATGAGGCAAAAACACAAAAAGGAACTCGTGTAGATAGTGCCATAAATATTACATATCAAGCTACACCGATCATAGAAATTGTTCAGGATCTGTTAAACGTTTCTGATCTGCAATTTAACACAGACCGACTCGATCTTGATACCACCTTAATTAATTTAATTGCCATTAGTAATTCTGCTAGAATAACCTATGCCATGGAAAAGGAAAAAATAATACGTGATCTTCAAGGCATTTTTAGTTTTGAAATAGAAAAAACAGACACCACTGTAATTACTTATAATCTAAAAATTGAAAACCCATCAAAACTGACTTCTTCCATTGAAACTATAGAAGGTGGGGGAATGGTGCAAACCACAGACAACACTTTTGTAGTAACGCGTTTATCACTTTATGAATTATCCGATTTTTTACAAAAGAAATTAAGAGTATTTATTTCCACTGAAGAATCTGCAGACATAAAATACAACCTGGTTTTACCCAAATTAAAATCGGTTGACGAAATGAAAAAAGTATTAGTGGATACCTATGGTATAAATTTAGTGCCTGCGGAAAAAACTGTAACTATTGTACAAATAAAATAG
- the pstB gene encoding phosphate ABC transporter ATP-binding protein, whose product MTTETRSHISIKNLNMMYGSNHALKNININIPDKKLTAIIGPSGCGKTTLLKTFNRLIEGVDGTKITGEVLVDGENIYAKSADVTNIRKKMGLLNQRPTPLPMSIFDNIAFGMRIHGERNKKLLADRVEYHLKQASLWEEVKDRLQTPAGRLSIGQQQRLCLARGLAVEPEIILGDEPTSALDPISTKHIEQKFTELKDKYTIVMVTHILRQAKRIADYVIFMYLGEIIEHGPTADVLGNPQHQLTKDYVGGAIS is encoded by the coding sequence ATGACAACAGAAACAAGATCTCATATCAGTATTAAAAATCTGAATATGATGTATGGCAGCAACCATGCATTAAAAAATATCAATATTAATATTCCGGATAAAAAACTTACTGCAATTATTGGCCCCAGTGGTTGCGGAAAAACAACATTATTAAAAACGTTTAATCGTTTGATAGAAGGAGTAGACGGAACTAAAATAACTGGTGAAGTATTGGTTGATGGAGAAAATATTTATGCGAAATCTGCTGATGTTACCAATATCCGCAAAAAAATGGGATTATTAAATCAGCGACCTACTCCATTGCCAATGAGTATTTTCGACAATATCGCTTTTGGTATGCGCATTCACGGTGAACGCAATAAAAAATTATTGGCCGATCGAGTTGAATATCATTTAAAACAAGCGAGTTTATGGGAAGAAGTAAAAGATCGTTTGCAAACTCCTGCCGGGAGATTATCTATTGGTCAGCAACAACGTTTATGTTTAGCCAGAGGACTCGCGGTTGAACCCGAGATAATTTTGGGTGATGAACCAACCAGCGCATTGGATCCTATTTCCACTAAACATATAGAACAAAAATTCACAGAGTTAAAAGATAAATATACTATAGTAATGGTAACACATATTCTCCGTCAGGCTAAACGTATTGCCGATTATGTGATATTTATGTATCTCGGTGAAATTATTGAACATGGTCCAACTGCTGACGTATTGGGTAATCCACAACATCAGCTCACTAAGGATTATGTTGGGGGTGCTATAAGTTAA
- a CDS encoding RtcB family protein: MEVINYSAEPLNKVYGWLPHDLRAEKVIFFPDACPGKSPLPTGTVVFTKQEDWRKFAISDCGCGMLFCEANLTKEDFKREKWDQIYYDIQANKGKLGDLGSGNHFLDALESYTDDKLYFLIHTGSRNESKLVDDLIDHPKKFDTKFYDVCEWAKDNRFAIFKLLEKHFGRLNLIIDINHNHFEHTDDGVIIRKGAVKVKPGEMTIVPSNMNGDVVLISATREVEKTYNSLCHGTGRIMSRGEAKEFASTFDYNALREKIYIPKMIANDNIKTDAPFCYRDLDSCLKLIDNLITVEKRYSVFAYLGQM; the protein is encoded by the coding sequence ATGGAAGTAATTAACTATTCAGCAGAACCACTTAACAAAGTTTACGGATGGTTACCCCACGATCTTCGGGCAGAAAAAGTGATTTTTTTCCCGGATGCATGTCCGGGTAAATCTCCTTTGCCTACAGGAACTGTTGTTTTTACTAAACAAGAGGATTGGCGAAAGTTTGCAATTTCTGATTGTGGTTGTGGTATGCTTTTTTGTGAAGCGAATTTAACTAAAGAAGATTTTAAAAGAGAGAAGTGGGATCAAATATATTACGATATTCAAGCTAACAAAGGAAAACTGGGTGACTTAGGTTCCGGCAACCATTTTCTTGACGCCTTAGAATCTTACACCGACGACAAACTTTATTTTTTAATTCATACTGGTTCCCGTAACGAATCTAAACTTGTTGACGACCTTATCGACCATCCCAAAAAGTTTGACACAAAGTTTTATGATGTATGCGAATGGGCTAAAGATAATAGGTTCGCAATTTTCAAACTATTAGAAAAACATTTTGGTCGCCTCAACCTCATTATTGATATTAATCACAACCATTTTGAACACACTGACGATGGTGTAATTATTAGAAAAGGTGCCGTTAAAGTCAAACCAGGTGAAATGACCATAGTACCTTCAAACATGAATGGTGATGTTGTTTTAATTTCCGCAACCCGGGAAGTTGAAAAAACATACAACTCACTTTGCCATGGAACTGGACGTATTATGTCACGAGGGGAAGCCAAAGAATTTGCCTCAACATTTGACTATAATGCATTGAGAGAGAAAATTTACATCCCCAAAATGATTGCAAACGACAATATAAAAACAGATGCACCATTTTGTTATCGCGACTTGGACAGCTGTTTAAAATTAATTGACAACTTAATTACAGTAGAGAAAAGATATAGTGTATTTGCCTACCTTGGTCAAATGTAA
- the pstA gene encoding phosphate ABC transporter permease PstA — protein sequence MNKRKIEEKFFNVLMRVAAFIIFGSLIAISATILIKGIPSMNLDMITKTPEGGFYLGKEGGILNAIVGSFYLAIGATIFALIISVPTVIYINVYAPKKSKLVNFTRLALDVLYGIPSIVFGAFGFVLMLLIGMHVSLLAGIITVGLLIVPIVARTMDEVIRQVPNDLKEAAFSLGATKWETSIKVILKQALPGLATASLLGFGRAIGDAASVMFTTGFTDNIPHSINDPAATLPLAIFFQLSSPIAEVRDRAYAAALILTIIIFGISLLSRLLIKKFSKNTI from the coding sequence ATGAATAAGAGAAAAATAGAGGAAAAGTTTTTTAATGTATTAATGCGCGTCGCAGCATTCATCATTTTTGGAAGTCTGATTGCAATTTCTGCAACAATATTAATTAAAGGAATTCCTTCCATGAATCTCGATATGATAACTAAAACACCCGAAGGTGGATTTTATCTTGGAAAGGAGGGAGGTATTTTAAATGCTATAGTGGGTTCATTTTATCTTGCGATCGGTGCTACAATTTTTGCTTTGATCATTAGTGTGCCAACAGTAATTTATATAAATGTTTACGCACCCAAAAAGTCGAAACTGGTAAATTTCACGCGATTGGCATTGGATGTATTATATGGCATTCCATCTATCGTTTTTGGTGCATTCGGATTTGTGTTGATGTTGCTTATAGGTATGCATGTGAGTTTATTGGCAGGTATTATAACTGTCGGTTTATTAATAGTTCCTATCGTTGCGAGAACAATGGATGAAGTAATTCGCCAGGTTCCAAACGATCTTAAAGAGGCTGCTTTCAGTCTCGGTGCAACTAAATGGGAAACTTCCATAAAAGTAATTTTAAAACAAGCGTTGCCAGGTTTAGCAACTGCTTCCTTGCTTGGTTTTGGAAGGGCAATTGGTGATGCCGCATCTGTAATGTTCACAACTGGATTTACGGATAATATTCCGCATTCCATTAATGACCCTGCTGCAACTTTACCCTTGGCGATATTTTTTCAATTGAGTTCACCTATTGCAGAAGTGCGCGACAGAGCATATGCTGCTGCATTAATTCTGACGATCATTATTTTCGGTATCAGTTTATTAAGCCGCCTTTTAATTAAAAAGTTTTCAAAGAATACCATCTAA
- a CDS encoding VOC family protein yields MSKTKKLETPLLKPTQIAYVIKDLEKSKTFFQEMFGVKNFMPTGTTRLQDYDGTYYGKVADAENLVTMTYSGGTFIEIIQPLSGKSIFKDFIDNNPAGGVHHIAYSTKITNLDNVIADFESKGFEVVSSFDTPIAKIVFFDTREEIGVFTEIMGITEEGEKAVEEMKMSMSQD; encoded by the coding sequence ATGTCCAAAACAAAGAAACTCGAAACACCACTACTTAAGCCAACTCAAATTGCATACGTAATAAAAGACTTGGAAAAATCGAAAACATTTTTTCAGGAAATGTTTGGTGTTAAAAATTTTATGCCGACAGGCACTACACGATTACAGGATTATGATGGAACATATTACGGAAAAGTGGCAGATGCTGAAAATCTAGTTACCATGACATATTCAGGTGGTACCTTTATTGAAATTATCCAACCACTTTCAGGTAAAAGTATATTCAAGGATTTTATTGACAACAACCCTGCAGGTGGAGTTCATCATATTGCATATAGCACCAAGATCACAAACCTTGATAATGTTATCGCAGATTTTGAAAGCAAAGGATTTGAAGTTGTAAGTAGCTTTGATACACCAATTGCAAAAATTGTATTCTTTGATACGAGAGAAGAGATTGGTGTCTTTACGGAAATAATGGGGATTACGGAAGAAGGTGAAAAGGCTGTTGAGGAAATGAAAATGAGTATGAGTCAGGATTAA
- a CDS encoding DUF433 domain-containing protein gives MKHYSEIITIDPQVRFGKPCIRGMRITVYDILGWLASGMTSEEIVKDYPEITEQDVIAVLAYAADREHKIRIAS, from the coding sequence ATGAAACATTATTCAGAAATCATAACCATTGATCCGCAAGTCCGTTTTGGAAAGCCCTGCATTAGAGGAATGAGAATAACTGTTTATGATATTCTCGGTTGGTTAGCCTCCGGAATGACATCAGAAGAAATTGTTAAAGATTATCCCGAAATAACGGAACAAGATGTAATAGCTGTTTTAGCTTATGCCGCAGATAGAGAACATAAAATCAGGATTGCCTCGTGA